The following proteins are co-located in the Phocoena phocoena chromosome 1, mPhoPho1.1, whole genome shotgun sequence genome:
- the NR1I3 gene encoding LOW QUALITY PROTEIN: nuclear receptor subfamily 1 group I member 3 (The sequence of the model RefSeq protein was modified relative to this genomic sequence to represent the inferred CDS: inserted 7 bases in 6 codons; deleted 4 bases in 3 codons; substituted 3 bases at 3 genomic stop codons): MAREEDEQGNCXVCRNXATGYPFQALTSEDCKGFFRXTVSKSTGLTCPFAGSWKVNKXPACRLQKCLDAGMKKDMIPSAEARALRXARQAQRRAQRASMQXEEKKLVQTLLGAQTRHVGTMFDQFVQFRPPAHLFIHHQXLSTQFPVLPLLTHFADINTFMVQQIIRHTKDLPLSVCFLLWPMEDQISLLKEAAVEXCHIALNATFCLQTQNFLCGLLPYTEDGVHVGLQEEFLEXLFGLHRTLRQLQLQEPEYVFMAATALFSPGKDRPGITQRAGTDQLQEEIALTLQSYIKGQQQNPRDRFLYAKLLGALADLRSINNACWYQIENIQGLSTMVPLLQETCS; this comes from the exons ATGGCCCGTGAGGAGGATGAGCAGGGGAATT GTGTGTGCAGGAACTGAGCCACAGGCTATCCCTTCCAGGCCCTGACTTCTGAGGACTGCAAGGGTTTCTTCAG GTGAACAGTTAGCAAAAGCACCGGTCTCACGTGCCCCTTTGCTGGAAGCTGGAAGGTCAACA GCCCAGCCTGCAGGTTGCAGAAGTGCCTAGATGCTGGCATGAAGAAGGAC ATGATCCCATCGGCAGAAGCCCGGGCCTTGCGGTAAGCAAGACAGGCCCAGCGGCGGGCACAGCGAGCATCGATGC CTGAGGAGAAAAAGCTAGTCCAGACACTGCTGGGGGCCCAAACTCGCCACGTGGGCACCATGTTTGACCAGTTTGTGCAGTTCAGG CCTCCAGCTCATCTGTTCATCCATCACC CGCTGTCCACCCAGTTCCCTGTACTGCCTCTGCTCACACATTTCGCAGACATCAACACTTTCATGGTACAGCAAATCATCAGGCACACCAAGGACCTGCCCCTTTCGGTAT GTTTCCTGCTCTGGCCCATGGAGGACCAGATCTCCCTTCTCAAGGAAGCAGCTGTAGA ATGTCACATTGCACTCAATGCCACTTTCTGTCTCCAAACACAAAACTTCCTCTGCGGGCTTCTTCCCTACACAGAAGATGGAGTGCATG TGGGGCTCCAGGAAGAGTTTTTGG TTCTCTTCGGCCTCCATAGGACACTGCGCCAACTGCAGCTCCAGGAGCCT GAGTATGTGTTCATGGCTGCCACGGCCCTCTTCTCTCCTGGGAA AGACCGGCCTGGGATAACCCAGAGAGCGGGGACTGATCAGTTGCAAGAGGAGATAGCGCTGACTCTGCAGAGCTATATCAAAGGCCAGCAGCAAAATCCCCGGGACCG GTTTCTATATGCGAAGCTGCTGGGGGCC TTGGCTGATCTCCGAAGCATTAACAATGCATGTTGGTACCAAATCGAGAACATCCAG GGACTGTCCACCATGGTGCCACTGCTCCAGGAGACCTGCAGCTGA